The Papaver somniferum cultivar HN1 chromosome 3, ASM357369v1, whole genome shotgun sequence genome includes a region encoding these proteins:
- the LOC113359147 gene encoding ankyrin repeat and SOCS box protein 3-like: MAAIASKSWGSTKLLLQAGADPNAVSCGNTPLIFSVRDGRIDDITRLLEAGADPNYVNNFGLTALRIAAMKCNYPIIGVLFPVTSRISTYPDWGIGGLFEREVYEKEKFLEAKSKGRDAFQEEQSFLATHWFQEALAAFPTDAAVLRNMSACYARMNDGITAHEYAVRCMKERA; encoded by the exons GCAGGCGCTGATCCAAATGCCGTATCATGTGGAAATACACCTCTGATATTTTCAGTGAGGGATGGACGCATAGATGATATCACACGCTTACTGGAAGCTGGTGCGGATCCAAATTATGTAAATAAT TTTGGGTTGACAGCATTAAGGATTGCAGCCATGAAGTGCAATTATCCAATTATTGGGGTGCTTTTTCCTGTGACGTCTCGCATCTCAACTTATCCTGATTGGGGCATTGGCGGACTATTTGAG AGGGAAGTCTATGAGAAGGAGAAATTTCTTGAGGCAAAATCAAAAGGAAGAGATGCATTCCAGGAAGAGCAGTCTTTCCTGGCAACTCATTGGTTTCAGGAG GCCTTGGCCGCTTTTCCAACAGATGCAGCTGTACTGCGCAACATGAGTGCCTGTTATGCACGTATGAATGACGGAATCACTGCACATGAGTATGCCGTTAGATGCATGAAAGAAAGGGCCTAA
- the LOC113355530 gene encoding uncharacterized protein LOC113355530 — MATEKMGIKIETNPDETKLTSLDVRSWPKWEGPPSTFPWTFTSNETCYLLKGKVKVTPDGYNDFVEVGAGDLVVFPKGMKCTWEISEAVDKHYNCE; from the exons ATGGCGACTGAGAAAATGGGGATCAAGATCGAAACTAACCCTGATGAAACTAAACTCACTAGCCTTGATGTAAGATCTTGGCCCAA GTGGGAAGGTCCCCCAAGCACATTTCCATGGACGTTTACTTCAAATGAAACGTGCTACCTGTTGAAAGGGAAAGTGAAAGTTACTCCTGATGGTTACAATGACTTTGTTGAGGTTGGTGCTGGCGATTTAGTCGTGTTCCCCAAAGGAATGAAGTGCACTTGGGAAATTTCAGAAGCTGTTGACAAGCACTACAACTGCGAATAG
- the LOC113355529 gene encoding protein TSS-like isoform X2 yields MLKPCLLTIIEEDYVEEQDAVTHVRRLLDIVACTTFFGKQQKEKENGGGGRPKTKNSSSSSCQILNNGGGEIQSSELLSSISPISEKFGMEAIHPIPKLPTFYDFFSFSNLSSPILFLKRCDRKDCDEKRDGDYFELQVKICNGKLINVVASVKGFYSSSPGKKLIETHSLVDLLQQLSRGFANAFDALLKAFAEHNKFGNLPYGFRANTWLVPPTVQESQSKFPSFPTEDETWGGNGGGHGQDSKYDHRPWATEFSMLACLPCQTEDERLVRDRKAFLLHGIFVDVSVVKAVSAIRRLLDSNASSKNLVHEDRVGDLHIVVKRDNVLVGRSLLENKIDGNQTLCMSEKEVAQKNLLKGVTADESVVIHDTSTLGIVIVRYCGYTATVKVVGNVKKGNWMDIDCEDQPHGGANSLNVNSLRNLLNKEPFMEGSPKISDDLEAARCSVRTVMKDSLAKLDENSTNSERSFRWELGSCLVQHLQKQETSDSSGHNGSESELAVKGLGKQLKVLKKREKETSNTTIELDTSEGDARSESMDIGEMADSEDSCRDKAELRKLIPEAAFLRLEASGTGLHQKSLDELIETAHKYYDEVALPKLVADFGSLELSPVDGRTLTDFMHTRGLQMRSLGTVVKLAEKLPHIQSLCVHEMVTRAFKHILKAVIASTEKPLDLSSAIASTLNFLLGSCMEESNDYVLKMKWLKTFLATKFGWSLQDEFQHLRKFAILRGLCHKVGVELVPRDYDMDNGNPFKRSDVVSMIPVCKHVTCSSADGRTLLEASKTALDKGKLEDAVNCGTKALSKIMAVCGPYHRTTASAYSLLAVVLYHTGDFNQATIYQQKALDINERELGLDHPDTMKSYGDLSVFYYRLQHIELALKYVNRALYLLHFTCGLSHPNTAATYINVAMMEEGMGNVHVALRYLHEALKCNERLLGADHIQTAASYHAIAIALSLMEAYSLSVQHEQTTLQILQAKLGPDDLRTQDAAAWLEYFESKVLEQQEAARNGTPKPDASIARKGHLSVSDLLDYINPDKEAKGRDMQKRQRRAKVFQTDDKPKEEKCDQLADIVVNVSSTNTSLIAEESKDKGSSDLTYSQKLRENNDVRKLELTPINRETVEEMSDEGWQEANSKGRQGKIGGRRNDHKKQAPAKIKINGTELSEYVDASYKKSSPVRQTTSKSSVAPKLPKAVITNVSENQTKLQAINPIPPATLTSMASKTLSYKEVAVAPPGTILKPVVLEKQGELKNEPSATTQIVHDIQPKILKEEESEKCLVEVEKEEETPATTIQSETEIEESLEQKESLEKSSESNGSKLSAAAQPFNPGPPVPFSSVGTTDVYDVRANQSAVSSPPMGIPHPSVASRVPFGPRSPLYYRAGNTFHMKHGFQNHILGTVSKIMNPHAPEFVPGKAWQPTSTTGTIESQTALSGSAGNNHDCGGSVLTGTREKMGSNGNKTEKSELARQILLSFIVKSVHSNLDISDKSSVEEGNKEVSGHSSDPIERDSAIIKVVYGNENKRDSEAHCSEHGQANVSDLGKNNNGDGAGYTVVTKRRRKAQQFPSAVNGLYAQQSKLASVR; encoded by the exons AGGATTATGTTGAAGAACAAGATGCGGTGACACACGTGCGCAGGCTACTGGATATCGTGGCTTGTACCACATTTTTCGGTAAAcaacagaaagaaaaagaaaatggaggAGGAGGTCGACCCAAAACCAAAAACAGTAGCTCCTCTTCGTGTCAAATTCTTAACAACGGAGGAGGAGAAATTCAATCCTCGGAATTGTTATCATCAATTTCTCCGATTTCTGAGAAATTCGGAATGGAAGCTATTCATCCAATCCCAAAACTCCCCACTTTCTAtgatttcttctctttctctaatCTTTCCAGTCCTATTCTAT TTCTCAAGAGATGTGATCGGAAAGACTGTGACGAAAAGCGTGATGGTGATTATTTCGAATTACAG GTTAAGATATGCAATGGGAAACTAATAAATGTAGTGGCATCTGTGAAAGGGTTTTACAGTAGCAGTCCAGGAAAGAAGCTAATTGAAACTCACTCCCTTGTGGATCTACTTCAACAGCTTAGTCGCGGTTTTGCAAAT GCTTTTGATGCATTACTGAAAGCTTTTGCAGAACACAATAAG TTTGGTAACTTACCTTATGGCTTTCGGGCGAATACATGGCTTGTTCCTCCAACCGTTCAGGAGTCTCAATCTAAGTTTCCATCCTTTCCAACAGAAGATGAAACATGGGGTGGCAATGGAGGTGGTCATGGACAAGATAGTAAATATGATCACCGACCTTGGGCCACAGAATTCTCTATGTTGGCATGTCTGCCATGCCAAACTGAAGATGAAAGACTGGTTCGAGATAGGAAGGCCTTTTTGCTACATGGTATTTTTGTAGATGTCTCAGTTGTTAAGGCtgtttcagcaattcgtcgactTTTAGACTCCAATGCAAGTTCAAAAAACTTGGTACATGAAGATCGCGTTGGAGACTTGCATATTGTGGTAAAGCGAGACAATGTTCTGGTCGGAAGGTCTTTGCTTGAAAACAAAATCGATGGGAACCAGACACTTTGCATGTCTGAAAAGGAGGTTGCTCAAAAAAATCTACTGAAAGGGGTTACTGCAGATGAGAGTGTAGTTATTCAT GATACTTCCACATTGGGCATTGTCATTGTCAGATACTGTGGATACACTGCTACAGTCAAAGTCGTGGGTAATGTCAAGAAGGGTAATTGGATGGATATCGATTGTGAAGATCAACCGCACGGAGGTGCGAATTCCCTTAATGTTAACAG CTTAAGGAATCTGCTCAATAAAGAACCGTTCATGGAAGGTTCTCCTAAAATTTCAGATGATCTTGAGGCTGCAAGGTGTTCAGTGCGGACAGTTATGAAAGATAGCTTGGCTAAGTTAGATGAGAATTCAACAAATTCAGAAAGATCATTCAGATGGGAGCTAGGCTCTTGTTTGGTGCAGCATCTGCAAAAGCAGGAAACTTCTGATAGTAGCGGTCACAATGGGAGTGAATCTGAACTAGCTGTTAAAGGTTTGGGGAAGCAATTAAAAGTgttaaagaagagagagaaagaaacatCTAATACCACCATAGAGTTGGATACCAGTGAGGGAGATGCAAGATCCGAGAGCATGGATATCGGGGAAATGGCTGATTCAGAGGATTCATGCAGGGATAAGGCCGAATTAAGAAAACTGATTCCTGAGGCAGCCTTCTTGCGTCTGGAAGCATCTGGAACGGGTCTTCACCAAAAG TCATTGGATGAGCTGATTGAGACTGCGCACAAATACTATGACGAAGTTGCACTTCCAAAGCTG GTTGCCGACTTTGGATCACTTGAGCTTTCTCCAGTAGACGGACGCACATTAACTGACTTTATGCATACGAGGGGACTGCAAATGCGCTCATTGGGGACTGTG GTGAAACTTGCAGAGAAACTCCCTCATATACAATCACTCTGTGTCCATGAGATGGTTACCCGAGCATTCAAACACATTCTTAAAGCCGTCATAGCATCAACTGAGAAACCGTTAGACTTGTCTTCAGCAATTGCCTCGACCTTGAATTTCTTGCTTGGGTCCTGCATGGAGGAAAGCAATGACTATGTGCTAAAAATGAAGTGGCTAAAAACTTTTCTGGCTACAAAATTTGGTTGGTCACTCCAAGATGAGTTTCAGCACTTGAGGAAGTTTGCAATTCTTAGGGGACTTTGCCATAAG GTTGGAGTGGAGTTGGTTCCAAGAGATTACGACATGGACAATGGTAACCCTTTCAAGAGATCAGATGTTGTCAGCATGATCCCAGTCTGTAAA CATGTGACATGCTCCTCTGCAGATGGTCGTACCTTGCTGGAGGCATCTAAGACTGCATTGGATAAAGGAAAGCTAGAAGATGCAGTGAACTGTGGCACAAAG GCCCTGTCAAAGATAATGGCCGTTTGTGGGCCCTATCATCGAACAACAGCAAGTGCATACAGTCTGCTAGCAGTAGTTCTTTATCATACTGGGGATTTTAATCAG GCGACTATATACCAACAGAAGGCTTTAGATATCAATGAGAGGGAACTCGGGTTAGACCATCCAGATACAATGAAAAGCTATGGGGACCTTTCTGTGTTTTACTATCGCTTGCAACACATTGAGTTAGCTCTGAA GTATGTCAATCGGGCATTGTATCTTCTACATTTCACATGTGGcctatcgcacccaaacactgcTGCAACATATATTAATGTGGCTATGATGGAGGAGGGAATGGGAAACGTTCATGTTGCTCTCAGATACCTACATGAAGCCCTCAAATGCAATGAGAGGCTATTGGGCGCCGACCATATACAG ACTGCTGCGAGTTATCATGCCATAGCCATAGCTCTTTCTTTGATGGAGGCTTATTCTCTCAGTGTACAACATGAACAAACAACATTACAGATACTACAAGCAAAACTTGGACCAGATGATCTTCGTACTCAG GATGCTGCTGCATGGCTCGAGTATTTTGAATCAAAAGTCTTAGAACAGCAAGAAGCCGCTCGCAATGGTACTCCAAAACCAGACGCTTCCATTGCTAGAAAAGGTCACCTTAG TGTATCAGATCTCTTGGATTACATAAATCCAGATAAAGAAGCCAAGGGAAGAGACATGCAGAAAAGACAAAGGCGTGCTAAG GTGTTCCAGACTGATGACAAGCCTAAAGAAGAAAAATGCGATCAGCTTGCCGACATCGTGGTCAATGTTAGCTCAACAAACACTTCTTTGATCGCAGAAGAAAGCAAAGATAAAGGATCGTCAGATCTAACCTATTCGCAAAAACTTCGAGAAAATAACGATGTGCGTAAGTTGGAGCTGACGCCTATAAACCGAGAAACTGTAGAAGAAATGTCTGATGAAGGTTGGCAAGAAGCCAATTCAAAAGGAAGACAAGGAAAAATTGGAGGTCGCCGGAATGACCATAAGAAACAAGCCCCTGCAAAGATAAAAATCAACGGCACTGAGCTCTCTGAATATGTAGATGCAAGCTACAAGAAAAGCTCTCCAGTTCGACAAACAACCTCAAAGTCATCAGTTGCTCCCAAACTACCCAAGGCTGTGATCACAAATGTTTCAGAAAATCAAACTAAATTGCAGGCAATAAATCCCATACCACCGGCAACTCTCACATCAATGGCTTCCAAGACTCTCTCTTATAAAGAAGTGGCTGTGGCACCTCCTGGGACAATCTTAAAGCCAGTGGTGTTGGAGAAACAAGGAGAGTTGAAAAACGAACCATCAGCTACTACTCAAATCGTTCATGATATTCAACCAAAGATATTAAAGGAAGAAGAATCAGAAAAGTGTCTCGTCGAAGtagaaaaagaagaggaaacacCGGCCACAACCATTCAAAGTGAGACTGAAATTGAGGAGTCCCTTGAACAGAAGGAAAGCCTTGAGAAGTCCAGCGAAAGTAATGGAAGTAAGCTTTCGGCTGCAGCTCAACCATTCAATCCTGGGCCTCCTGTCCCTTTCAGTTCAGTTGGTACAACAGATGTTTATGATGTAAGGGCCAACCAAAGTGCGGTTTCGTCCCCTCCTATGGGAATTCCTCATCCATCAGTTGCCTCAAGGGTACCTTTCGGCCCTAGATCACCATTATACTACAGAGCTGGCAATACCTTTCATATGAAACATGGTTTCCAGAACCATATTTTAGGCACTGTATCAAAAATTATGAACCCGCATGCACCTGAGTTTGTTCCTGGAAAAGCTTGGCAACCCACTTCGACAACCGGAACCATAGAATCTCAGACCGCACTTTCTGGTTCTGCTGGAAATAATCATGATTGTGGCGGCAGTGTCCTCACAGGTACTAGAGAGAAGATGGGAAGCAACGGCAACAAGACAGAAAAATCAGAGCTTGCAAGGCAGATACTGCTTAGCTTTATTGTGAAGTCTGTTCATAGTAACTTGGATATTTCAGATAAAAGTTCAGTTGAAGAGGGGAACAAGGAAGTTTCAGGACATTCTTCAGATCCAATTGAAAGGGACAGTGCAATCATCAAAGTTGTATACGGGAATGAAAATAAAAGAGACTCTGAAGCTCACTGCTCTGAACATGGCCAGGCTAATGTCTCGGATCTGGGGAAGAATAACAATGGAGATGGAGCAGGGTACACGGTGgtaacaaaaagaagaaggaaagcacAACAATTTCCCAGTGCGGTGAATGGGTTGTACGCACAGCAGTCTAAATTGGCATCAGTACGTTGA
- the LOC113355529 gene encoding protein TSS-like isoform X1, whose amino-acid sequence MAPKAGKGKGSKLKGEKKKKEEKVVPSILDITVITPYDSEIVLKGISTDKILDVRKYLAVNVETCHLTNYSLSHEVRGKRLSDTTEVVMLKPCLLTIIEEDYVEEQDAVTHVRRLLDIVACTTFFGKQQKEKENGGGGRPKTKNSSSSSCQILNNGGGEIQSSELLSSISPISEKFGMEAIHPIPKLPTFYDFFSFSNLSSPILFLKRCDRKDCDEKRDGDYFELQVKICNGKLINVVASVKGFYSSSPGKKLIETHSLVDLLQQLSRGFANAFDALLKAFAEHNKFGNLPYGFRANTWLVPPTVQESQSKFPSFPTEDETWGGNGGGHGQDSKYDHRPWATEFSMLACLPCQTEDERLVRDRKAFLLHGIFVDVSVVKAVSAIRRLLDSNASSKNLVHEDRVGDLHIVVKRDNVLVGRSLLENKIDGNQTLCMSEKEVAQKNLLKGVTADESVVIHDTSTLGIVIVRYCGYTATVKVVGNVKKGNWMDIDCEDQPHGGANSLNVNSLRNLLNKEPFMEGSPKISDDLEAARCSVRTVMKDSLAKLDENSTNSERSFRWELGSCLVQHLQKQETSDSSGHNGSESELAVKGLGKQLKVLKKREKETSNTTIELDTSEGDARSESMDIGEMADSEDSCRDKAELRKLIPEAAFLRLEASGTGLHQKSLDELIETAHKYYDEVALPKLVADFGSLELSPVDGRTLTDFMHTRGLQMRSLGTVVKLAEKLPHIQSLCVHEMVTRAFKHILKAVIASTEKPLDLSSAIASTLNFLLGSCMEESNDYVLKMKWLKTFLATKFGWSLQDEFQHLRKFAILRGLCHKVGVELVPRDYDMDNGNPFKRSDVVSMIPVCKHVTCSSADGRTLLEASKTALDKGKLEDAVNCGTKALSKIMAVCGPYHRTTASAYSLLAVVLYHTGDFNQATIYQQKALDINERELGLDHPDTMKSYGDLSVFYYRLQHIELALKYVNRALYLLHFTCGLSHPNTAATYINVAMMEEGMGNVHVALRYLHEALKCNERLLGADHIQTAASYHAIAIALSLMEAYSLSVQHEQTTLQILQAKLGPDDLRTQDAAAWLEYFESKVLEQQEAARNGTPKPDASIARKGHLSVSDLLDYINPDKEAKGRDMQKRQRRAKVFQTDDKPKEEKCDQLADIVVNVSSTNTSLIAEESKDKGSSDLTYSQKLRENNDVRKLELTPINRETVEEMSDEGWQEANSKGRQGKIGGRRNDHKKQAPAKIKINGTELSEYVDASYKKSSPVRQTTSKSSVAPKLPKAVITNVSENQTKLQAINPIPPATLTSMASKTLSYKEVAVAPPGTILKPVVLEKQGELKNEPSATTQIVHDIQPKILKEEESEKCLVEVEKEEETPATTIQSETEIEESLEQKESLEKSSESNGSKLSAAAQPFNPGPPVPFSSVGTTDVYDVRANQSAVSSPPMGIPHPSVASRVPFGPRSPLYYRAGNTFHMKHGFQNHILGTVSKIMNPHAPEFVPGKAWQPTSTTGTIESQTALSGSAGNNHDCGGSVLTGTREKMGSNGNKTEKSELARQILLSFIVKSVHSNLDISDKSSVEEGNKEVSGHSSDPIERDSAIIKVVYGNENKRDSEAHCSEHGQANVSDLGKNNNGDGAGYTVVTKRRRKAQQFPSAVNGLYAQQSKLASVR is encoded by the exons AGGATTATGTTGAAGAACAAGATGCGGTGACACACGTGCGCAGGCTACTGGATATCGTGGCTTGTACCACATTTTTCGGTAAAcaacagaaagaaaaagaaaatggaggAGGAGGTCGACCCAAAACCAAAAACAGTAGCTCCTCTTCGTGTCAAATTCTTAACAACGGAGGAGGAGAAATTCAATCCTCGGAATTGTTATCATCAATTTCTCCGATTTCTGAGAAATTCGGAATGGAAGCTATTCATCCAATCCCAAAACTCCCCACTTTCTAtgatttcttctctttctctaatCTTTCCAGTCCTATTCTAT TTCTCAAGAGATGTGATCGGAAAGACTGTGACGAAAAGCGTGATGGTGATTATTTCGAATTACAG GTTAAGATATGCAATGGGAAACTAATAAATGTAGTGGCATCTGTGAAAGGGTTTTACAGTAGCAGTCCAGGAAAGAAGCTAATTGAAACTCACTCCCTTGTGGATCTACTTCAACAGCTTAGTCGCGGTTTTGCAAAT GCTTTTGATGCATTACTGAAAGCTTTTGCAGAACACAATAAG TTTGGTAACTTACCTTATGGCTTTCGGGCGAATACATGGCTTGTTCCTCCAACCGTTCAGGAGTCTCAATCTAAGTTTCCATCCTTTCCAACAGAAGATGAAACATGGGGTGGCAATGGAGGTGGTCATGGACAAGATAGTAAATATGATCACCGACCTTGGGCCACAGAATTCTCTATGTTGGCATGTCTGCCATGCCAAACTGAAGATGAAAGACTGGTTCGAGATAGGAAGGCCTTTTTGCTACATGGTATTTTTGTAGATGTCTCAGTTGTTAAGGCtgtttcagcaattcgtcgactTTTAGACTCCAATGCAAGTTCAAAAAACTTGGTACATGAAGATCGCGTTGGAGACTTGCATATTGTGGTAAAGCGAGACAATGTTCTGGTCGGAAGGTCTTTGCTTGAAAACAAAATCGATGGGAACCAGACACTTTGCATGTCTGAAAAGGAGGTTGCTCAAAAAAATCTACTGAAAGGGGTTACTGCAGATGAGAGTGTAGTTATTCAT GATACTTCCACATTGGGCATTGTCATTGTCAGATACTGTGGATACACTGCTACAGTCAAAGTCGTGGGTAATGTCAAGAAGGGTAATTGGATGGATATCGATTGTGAAGATCAACCGCACGGAGGTGCGAATTCCCTTAATGTTAACAG CTTAAGGAATCTGCTCAATAAAGAACCGTTCATGGAAGGTTCTCCTAAAATTTCAGATGATCTTGAGGCTGCAAGGTGTTCAGTGCGGACAGTTATGAAAGATAGCTTGGCTAAGTTAGATGAGAATTCAACAAATTCAGAAAGATCATTCAGATGGGAGCTAGGCTCTTGTTTGGTGCAGCATCTGCAAAAGCAGGAAACTTCTGATAGTAGCGGTCACAATGGGAGTGAATCTGAACTAGCTGTTAAAGGTTTGGGGAAGCAATTAAAAGTgttaaagaagagagagaaagaaacatCTAATACCACCATAGAGTTGGATACCAGTGAGGGAGATGCAAGATCCGAGAGCATGGATATCGGGGAAATGGCTGATTCAGAGGATTCATGCAGGGATAAGGCCGAATTAAGAAAACTGATTCCTGAGGCAGCCTTCTTGCGTCTGGAAGCATCTGGAACGGGTCTTCACCAAAAG TCATTGGATGAGCTGATTGAGACTGCGCACAAATACTATGACGAAGTTGCACTTCCAAAGCTG GTTGCCGACTTTGGATCACTTGAGCTTTCTCCAGTAGACGGACGCACATTAACTGACTTTATGCATACGAGGGGACTGCAAATGCGCTCATTGGGGACTGTG GTGAAACTTGCAGAGAAACTCCCTCATATACAATCACTCTGTGTCCATGAGATGGTTACCCGAGCATTCAAACACATTCTTAAAGCCGTCATAGCATCAACTGAGAAACCGTTAGACTTGTCTTCAGCAATTGCCTCGACCTTGAATTTCTTGCTTGGGTCCTGCATGGAGGAAAGCAATGACTATGTGCTAAAAATGAAGTGGCTAAAAACTTTTCTGGCTACAAAATTTGGTTGGTCACTCCAAGATGAGTTTCAGCACTTGAGGAAGTTTGCAATTCTTAGGGGACTTTGCCATAAG GTTGGAGTGGAGTTGGTTCCAAGAGATTACGACATGGACAATGGTAACCCTTTCAAGAGATCAGATGTTGTCAGCATGATCCCAGTCTGTAAA CATGTGACATGCTCCTCTGCAGATGGTCGTACCTTGCTGGAGGCATCTAAGACTGCATTGGATAAAGGAAAGCTAGAAGATGCAGTGAACTGTGGCACAAAG GCCCTGTCAAAGATAATGGCCGTTTGTGGGCCCTATCATCGAACAACAGCAAGTGCATACAGTCTGCTAGCAGTAGTTCTTTATCATACTGGGGATTTTAATCAG GCGACTATATACCAACAGAAGGCTTTAGATATCAATGAGAGGGAACTCGGGTTAGACCATCCAGATACAATGAAAAGCTATGGGGACCTTTCTGTGTTTTACTATCGCTTGCAACACATTGAGTTAGCTCTGAA GTATGTCAATCGGGCATTGTATCTTCTACATTTCACATGTGGcctatcgcacccaaacactgcTGCAACATATATTAATGTGGCTATGATGGAGGAGGGAATGGGAAACGTTCATGTTGCTCTCAGATACCTACATGAAGCCCTCAAATGCAATGAGAGGCTATTGGGCGCCGACCATATACAG ACTGCTGCGAGTTATCATGCCATAGCCATAGCTCTTTCTTTGATGGAGGCTTATTCTCTCAGTGTACAACATGAACAAACAACATTACAGATACTACAAGCAAAACTTGGACCAGATGATCTTCGTACTCAG GATGCTGCTGCATGGCTCGAGTATTTTGAATCAAAAGTCTTAGAACAGCAAGAAGCCGCTCGCAATGGTACTCCAAAACCAGACGCTTCCATTGCTAGAAAAGGTCACCTTAG TGTATCAGATCTCTTGGATTACATAAATCCAGATAAAGAAGCCAAGGGAAGAGACATGCAGAAAAGACAAAGGCGTGCTAAG GTGTTCCAGACTGATGACAAGCCTAAAGAAGAAAAATGCGATCAGCTTGCCGACATCGTGGTCAATGTTAGCTCAACAAACACTTCTTTGATCGCAGAAGAAAGCAAAGATAAAGGATCGTCAGATCTAACCTATTCGCAAAAACTTCGAGAAAATAACGATGTGCGTAAGTTGGAGCTGACGCCTATAAACCGAGAAACTGTAGAAGAAATGTCTGATGAAGGTTGGCAAGAAGCCAATTCAAAAGGAAGACAAGGAAAAATTGGAGGTCGCCGGAATGACCATAAGAAACAAGCCCCTGCAAAGATAAAAATCAACGGCACTGAGCTCTCTGAATATGTAGATGCAAGCTACAAGAAAAGCTCTCCAGTTCGACAAACAACCTCAAAGTCATCAGTTGCTCCCAAACTACCCAAGGCTGTGATCACAAATGTTTCAGAAAATCAAACTAAATTGCAGGCAATAAATCCCATACCACCGGCAACTCTCACATCAATGGCTTCCAAGACTCTCTCTTATAAAGAAGTGGCTGTGGCACCTCCTGGGACAATCTTAAAGCCAGTGGTGTTGGAGAAACAAGGAGAGTTGAAAAACGAACCATCAGCTACTACTCAAATCGTTCATGATATTCAACCAAAGATATTAAAGGAAGAAGAATCAGAAAAGTGTCTCGTCGAAGtagaaaaagaagaggaaacacCGGCCACAACCATTCAAAGTGAGACTGAAATTGAGGAGTCCCTTGAACAGAAGGAAAGCCTTGAGAAGTCCAGCGAAAGTAATGGAAGTAAGCTTTCGGCTGCAGCTCAACCATTCAATCCTGGGCCTCCTGTCCCTTTCAGTTCAGTTGGTACAACAGATGTTTATGATGTAAGGGCCAACCAAAGTGCGGTTTCGTCCCCTCCTATGGGAATTCCTCATCCATCAGTTGCCTCAAGGGTACCTTTCGGCCCTAGATCACCATTATACTACAGAGCTGGCAATACCTTTCATATGAAACATGGTTTCCAGAACCATATTTTAGGCACTGTATCAAAAATTATGAACCCGCATGCACCTGAGTTTGTTCCTGGAAAAGCTTGGCAACCCACTTCGACAACCGGAACCATAGAATCTCAGACCGCACTTTCTGGTTCTGCTGGAAATAATCATGATTGTGGCGGCAGTGTCCTCACAGGTACTAGAGAGAAGATGGGAAGCAACGGCAACAAGACAGAAAAATCAGAGCTTGCAAGGCAGATACTGCTTAGCTTTATTGTGAAGTCTGTTCATAGTAACTTGGATATTTCAGATAAAAGTTCAGTTGAAGAGGGGAACAAGGAAGTTTCAGGACATTCTTCAGATCCAATTGAAAGGGACAGTGCAATCATCAAAGTTGTATACGGGAATGAAAATAAAAGAGACTCTGAAGCTCACTGCTCTGAACATGGCCAGGCTAATGTCTCGGATCTGGGGAAGAATAACAATGGAGATGGAGCAGGGTACACGGTGgtaacaaaaagaagaaggaaagcacAACAATTTCCCAGTGCGGTGAATGGGTTGTACGCACAGCAGTCTAAATTGGCATCAGTACGTTGA